GCTGCCCAGATCAGCGGGAAGAAGAGGATCCACGGGCCGGGTCCGCCTGCGTGCGCGAGGGTGTTCATTTCGGTTCAGCTCCTCGGTGGGGATGGGCTGTTGCTCTGGTATCGAGCCTCCCGCCGGGAGGGGGGCCGGGTCGTCGTACGGCCAGCGGCAGTGGGTGTACCACCACGGGAGTACGCGGGTGGGTGGTCGGCTGCTTCCTCGGCCCTCTGGTTTCTGTACCTACTAGTATGTACAGTGAGCGCATGAGCACTCCGGAGCGTCTGATCGAGGCCACCCGCGAGCTCCTGTGGGAGCGCGGATACGTGGGCACCAGCCCCAAGGCGATCCAGCAGCAGGCGGGCGCAGGCCAGGGCAGCATGTACCACCACTTCACCGGGAAGCCGGATCTGGCGCTGGCCGCGATCCGGCGTACGGCGCAGGAGCTGCGTGCCACGGCCGACGCCACGCTCGGGATCGAGGGTTCGGCGTACGAGAAGATCGCGTCGTATCTGCTGCGCGAGCGCGACGTCCTGCGCGGCTGCCCCGTCGGGCGGCTCACGATGGACCCGGACATCATCGCCAGCGACGAGCTGCGCGCACCGGTCGACGAGACGATCACGTGGCTGCGCGGACGGCTGGCCGAGATCGCCCAACAGGGCGTGAGGGACGGCGAGTTCCCCGCCTCGGTGGAGCCCGGGGACGTCGCGTCGACGATCGTCGCCACGGTGCAGGGCGGCTACGTCCTGGCCCGCGCCTCCGGCTCGACCGCCGCTTTCGACGCGGGAGTCCGTGGACTTCTCGCGCTGCTCGCACCCCGCGACTGAGGAGAGAGACCGCACGTGCAGATCACCCGCAAGCGCCCCGACAGTGTGCAAGGTCCCGCGGAGAACTTCACCGGGACGGTGTGGCTCGACGAGATCAACGCACCTCAACCCGCGTCCCGCATACGGATGTTCAGTGTCCACTTCGCGCCGGGCGCCCGCACCGCCTGGCACACCCACCCGCACGGCCAGATCCTGCACGTCACCGAGGGCGAGGGGCTCGTGCAGCGCGAGGGCGGTCCCGTGGAGCCGATCCGCGCCGGTGACACCGTCTGGATCGAGCCGGGCGAACGGCACTGGCACGGCGCCGGACCGCGCACCTTCATGACGCATCTCGCGGTGGTCGAAGCGGCGGAGGACGGCACCACCATCACCTGGGACGCACTCGTCGACGCCGAGATCTGAGGAGCATTCCATGCATGCCATGCAGTACGAGATCACCCTCCCCGCCGACTACGACATGGAGATCATCCGCAAGCGGGTGGCCGCCAAGGGGCATCTGCTCGACGACTTCCCCGGGCTCGGCATCAAGGCGTATCTGATGCGGGAGCGCGGCTCGGACTCACCGGTCAATCAGTACGCGCCCTTCTATCTCTGGAACACGCCCGAGGGCATGAACTCCTTCCTCTGGGGGCCCGGATTCCAGGGCCTCGTCAACGACTTCGGGCGGCCCGAGGTGCAGCACTGGACCGGTCTCGTGTACGAGGACGGCCCCGCGGCCGGCGCCTCCGCGCGCCACGCCGTCCGGCGCAGGCAGCGGATCGCGGAGGGCGGTGACCTCGCCGCCGCGATCGACGAGGCGGTGCGCGAGACGCAGCGGCTGGCCCGTATCGACGGGGTGGTGTGCGCGGCGCTCGGCGTCGATCCGCGCCACTGGGAGCTGGTCCATTTCACCCTCTGGGAAGGGGCGCCGAGGGCGGTCGGCGACCGCTTCGAGGTGCTGCACCTCTCCGCGCCCGAGCGTGCGTCGCTGGTCCGCGGGAGGCAGTGGTGAGCTTCGTCCGTACGGTCCTCGGGGACGTCCCCGCAGGCGAGTTGGGCATCACTGACGCCCATGACCACTTGTTCATCCGCAGTCCGCTGCTGCCGGGTCTTGAGCTCGACGACCTGGAGCGGGCGGGCCGCGCGCTGCGGGAGTTCCGCGAACTCGGCGGCCGGACCGTCGTGCAGTGGACGCCGTACGGCATGGGGCGCGAGCCCGAGGCGCTGGTGGCGCTGGCCCGTGAGACCGGTGCGCATGTGGTGGCCGCGACCGGGTTCCACCAGGCGGGGAACTACAGCGCGGAGACGCTCGACCGGGTCCTCGGATCGCTCGCCGAGCTGTTCGTGACCGAGGTGACGGAGGGCATCGGGTCGACGGGTGTGCGCGCAGGGCTGATCAAGGTGGCCGGAAGCTTCCACGTACTGGACGCGCACGCCCGGACGACGATGCGCGCGGCGGCCGAGGCGCATCACCTCACGGGTGCGCCGATCGCCGTACACCTGGAGCTGGGAACGGCCGCGCTCGACGTACTCGACCTGCTGTGCGGTGAGTTGGGGGTTCCGCCCGGCCACGTGATCCTCGGACATCTCAACCGCTCCCCCGATTCCGCGGTGCATCACGAGGCTGCGCGTGCGGGTGCGTTCCTCGGGTTCGACGGGCCTTCCCGGGCCAACCACGCCACCGACTGGCGGCTGCCCGAGGTGCTGGCCGCGCTCGCGGATGCGGGGTACGGGGACCGGCTGCTGCTCGGCGGGGACACGGTCGTGCCGGAGACTCCGGGGATGCCGTATCTGCTGCGCAGGCTGCGGCCCCGGCTCGAACTCGCCCTGGGCGAGAAGCTGGTGGAGCAGATTTTGACCGCGAACCCGGCGCGCGCCTTCGCCCTGGCCGGGTCCGCGGGCTGAGGTCAGGACGTCACGGAGATGTCCACGGAGGGTCGCATCTCGGCGGCCGCCGCCAGCGCTTCGTGGACCGGGTTGGCGAGGAATGCCTTGATCAGGGACGGGTCGCCGGCCCCCGCGGCCGCCGGGTAGGCGATCTGCTCGTACGCTGCCTGGAACCTCGGCCCCCAGCGGCGGGTGCCGAGGCGGGCCGTCCGCGAGCAGTTGTCGACCATGTACGCGACGTCACGCGCGTGCATGTACGGCAGCAGGGAGTCGACCGCCTCGATGACCGACTCGTTGACGATCTCCGACCAGGGGTGGCCGCGGTCGGCGAACTCGTCGACCTGGGCCGTCATCGTGGCGATGAAGATCCCGGCGGTGAACGGGTCGACGGGCAGCTCGCGTTCGCAGCGACGCGCGCGCACCGCGCCGCCTGCCGCCCACATCGGGGAGGCGCCGACGACGGTCATCGGGCGGGCACCCAGGCGCTGTTCGGCGAGGATCACGCTGCGCAGCTCGGTGCCGTCCTCCACCTCGTCGTAGATCTCGGCAACGAGGTCGCGGGCGGGGCTGTACGCAGCCGCGTACGCCCGGTCGAAGATCTCCCGGCCGTCCGCGGTGAGTTCTTCGCGCACGGCGCGCAGGCCGGAGCGGGAGATGGTGCGGGCGATGGGTCCGGTCACGTTCTCGCAGGAGCGCTCGTACGCGGTGATCTCGTCGTCCCCGGCGATCCGGAAGTGCTGGTACAGGCTCTCGACCATGCCGTGGACGGCGCCGAGCAGGATGCCGCGTTCGCCGACGATGTCCGAGAGGAACTCGCCGCGCAGGGTGGTGCGGAAGGTGTACGGGGAGCCGAGCGCGACCGACCAGGCCAGGGCGCGGTCGGTGGCGTGGCCGTCGGGGTCGGCGTGGACGGCGAAGCTGCTGTTGATGCCTGCACCGTTGATCTCGGCGCCCTGTACGTACAGCCGGCGCACCGAGTCGCCCATGCCCTTGGGGCAGACGGCGATCACCCCATGCCCGGCGGGGAAGTCGCCGCCGGTCTCCCGCAGATGACCGAGCAGGAAGCCGTGGGAGAGCCCGATCGTGGCGCCGGGCGCGAGGGCGGCGAAGACCTCCTGGTGGTGGGCGGCGAGCGCGGCGTCGGCGATCAGCAGGATGACGAGGTCGCTGTCGGCGGTGACGGCGAGCCAGTCCCCCAGCGTGCCGTCCTCCTCGGTGAATCCGTGGGCGCGGGCGTCTGCGGCCGACGACGATCCCGGGCGCAGTCCGACGGCGACGCGGATGTCCGAACCGGCCAGTGAGTCACGGAGGTTGAGGGCCTGGGCGCGGCCCTGCGGGCCCCAGCCGATGACCCCGATCCGGCGGATCCCGCGGAAGGCCGCGGGAAGCAGCGGAAAGAGGTGCCGGCCGCCGCGCAGGATGGTCTCGGTGCCGCCGGGCACGTCCATCGTCTCGGTCGGGAAGACCGTCGAGGTAAAGGTGTTCGTCGTGGTGGAGGTCGTGGAGGTCATGCATGCCGTTGTAGGCTCCGCCGCGACATTGCGGCAAGCGCAAGAATCGCAGCGGTCCGTTGCGTGAAACGAAAGACCGAGGTGAACGGGTGGCCGACGACCTTCGTGCGCTGCGTCTCTTCCTCCATCTGGCGCAGACCCTCAACTTCGGCCGCACCAGCCTGGATTGCCATGTCAGCCCGGCGACGCTCACCCGCACCGTGCAGCGTCTGGAGGCGGGGCTCGGCCACCGGCTCCTGGACCGGGGGCCGCACGGGGTCGCGCTGACCGCCGAGGGGCGGCGGTTCCAGGAGTACGCGCGCGACGCGCTGGAGCTCTGGCACACGTATCGCGACGAGCACCCGGACCCGGCCGAACTCACCGGAAGAATGGGCGTGTTCGCCACGGTGACGGCCTGTCAGGCGCTGCTTCCCGACCTTCTGGCACCGCTCCGGAAGGCCCATCCGCAGGTACGGGTGGATCTGCGTACCGGCGACGCCGCGACCGCGCTGGCCCGGCTCGACGAGGGCGAGGTCGACCTGGCCGTGGCGGGGATTCCGGCCCGGCTGCCGGCCTCGCTGGTGAGTCGCACGGTGGCCGTCACACCGCTGGTGTTCGTGACGGCGCGGCAGTCCGCGTACGACCTCGGCGGCCCGTTCGTGCTGCCGCGCGGCGGTCTGGTCCGGGAGGCGGCCGACCGCTGGTTCCGCGGCCACGGCACGGCGCCGGAGGTGGCGGCCGAGGCGGACGGGCACGAGGCGCTGCTGACGCTGGTCGCCCTGGGGTGCGGTGTCGGTGTCGTACCGAAGCTGGTCCTGGACATCAGTGCCGTACGGGACCGGGTGACGACCGTGCCCGCCGAGCCGGCGCTGGAACCGTTCCCCATCGGCCTGTGCGTCCGCCGTGCCGATCTGCGGCGCCCGCTGGTGGCCGCCGTGTGGAGTCTCGCCGCTCAGGCCTGAGCGAGCGCGGCCAGGGGGTCGTCGAGCACCGGCTGCCAAGCCAACTCGGCTGCTCCCACGAGGCTGTTGTGGTCGAGCGTGCACGGGAGGATCGGCACGCCGCCGCTCCTCCCCCACAGGCTGCGGTCGGCTACGACGGCGCGCAGCCGCTCGGGGTCGGTGTCCAGGAGTTCGCGGTGGAGGCCGCCGAGGATGATGCGGTCGGGGTTGAGGATGTTGACGAGGCCCGCGAGCCCGAGGCCGAGACGGTCCACGATCTCCTCGGCGGCGGACCGTACGGCCGTGTCCGTGTATTCCGTACGGAGCAGATCGCGCGCCTGCTGGAGCAGCGAACCCTCGGGGCCTGCTTCGCGGCCGGCCGCGGTGAGGAAGGCGAGCGGGTCGGTCTCGACGTCGAGACAGCCCCGGCTGCCGCAGTAGCAGGGGCGGCCCTCGGGGTTGACGGTGAGGTGGCCGACCTCCAGGGCGAGGCCCGAACTCCCGGTGTGCAGACGGCCGTCGAGGACGAGGGCGCCGCCGACGCCGCGGTGTCCGGTGGCCACGCAGAGGAGGTGGGCGGCGCCGCGGCCCGCGCCGTGGCGGTGTTCGGCGAGCGCGGCCAGGTTGACGTCGTTACCGGTGAACGCGGGGCCCGCGATGCCCGCGTCCCGTACCCGCTCGGCGAAGATGTCGCGGACCGGGGCGCCCGCGGGCCAGGCGAGATGGAGCGGGTTGAGGGCGGTGCCCTCGGGTTCGGCGACGGCCGACGGTACGGCAAGTCCCGCGCCCGCACAGCGGAGTCCGGTCTCGCGCAGCAGCTTCGCGCCCGCGTCGACGACCTCGCCGAGGACCTGCGCGGGGTCGGCGGAGACCGTGACGGCACCGGGCGAGGTGGCGACGATCCGGCCGCCGAGACCGACGAGCGCGGCGCGGAAACCGTCGGAGTGCACCTGGGCGGCGAGTACGACGGGGCCGCCCGGGTCGATGGAGAGCCGGTGCGAGGGCCGCCCCTGGGAGCCGGCCGGGGCGCCGGGCCTGGAGTCGACCCTGATCAGGCCGAGGGCCTCGAGCTCGGCGGCGACCGCACCCGCGGTGGCGCGGGTGACTCCGAGTTCGGCGGTGAGCACGGCGCGGGTGGGCGCGCGGCCCGTGTGGACCAGTTCGAGTGCGGGTCCGAGCGCGCTGCGACCGCGTTCCAGCCGAGTCCTGGCCGTCGTCACCTTGCCGTTCATGGAGGTGAGTCTCGCATGATCCCGGGCGAAGGAAAGCCTTCCGGTTACTCACTTGTCCGAAGTGGACAGCTACCCCTATCCTGCCTTTGTGCCGCTACTAAACAAACTACGTACGGCCGTTCCGGGGGCAACCGGTCCGGACTCCGCCACCGCCTCCCTGACCCGACTGCGCACCGCCCTGACCGCCTTCTTCGCCCTGGACGGCTTCCTGTTCGCGGGCTGGGTGGTCCGTATCCCCGCGATCAAGGACCAGACCGGAGCGTCGGCCAGCACACTGGGACTCGCCCTGCTCGGGGTCTCGGCGGGCGCCGTGATCACCATGACGCTGACCGGCCGGCTCTGCCGCCGCTTCGGCAGCCACGCGGTCACAGTCGTCTGCGCCGTCCTGCTGTCCCTCAGCATCGCGCTGCCGCCGCTGACCCATTCGGCACTCTCGCTCGGTCTGGTCCTGCTGGTCTTCGGTGCCGCGTACGGCGGTGTCAATGTGGCCATGAACAGCGCGGCCGTCGATGTGGTCGCCGCACTGCGCCGCCCGCTGATGCCGAGTTTCCACGCGGCGTTCAGCCTCGGCGGCATGGTCGGGGCGGGGCTCGGCGGACTGGTCGCGGGCGGCCTCTCCCCCACGGTTCATCTGCTGGCCCTGACCGTCGTCGGGCTCCTGATGACCGCGGCGGCCGGTCGCGTACTGCTGCGGTACGACGCCCCGTCCGCCCCCGAACAGGCCGCCGCCGAAACGGGATCGCACCGGCTCGACCGCCGCAGCAGGCGCCTGGTCCTGGTGTTCGGCATCATCGCGCTCTGTACGGCTTACGGGGAAGGGGCGTTGGCCGACTGGGGCGCGCTCCATCTGGAGCAGGACCTGCACACCCACCCGGGCGTCGCCGCCGCCGGGTACTCCGCCTTCGCCCTGGCCATGACGGCGGGCCGGCTCACCGGCACGGCCCTCCTGGAGCGGCTCGGCCAGACCCGTACGCTCGTCGCGGGCGGCTCGACCGCGGCCGTCGGCATGCTGCTCGGCGCGCTCGCACCGACGGCCTGGCTGGCGCTGCTGGGGTTCGCGGTGACCGGGCTCGGGCTGGCCAACATCTTCCCGGTGGCCGTGGCACGCGCCGGCGCCCTGGCCGGTCCGAGCGGTGTCGCCACCGCCTCCACGCTGGGGTACGGCGGCATGCTGCTCGGCCCGCCCGCCATCGGCTTCCTGGCCGACGCCTTCTCGCTGCCCCTGGCGCTGACGACCGTGGCGCTGCTCGCCGCCACCGCCGCGCTCATCGGCTTCCTCGCCCGGAGCGCGTCCCCTTCCACCGCGTAAAGCTGCTGGCAGAATCCCCGTATGGACATCGCCGATCACATCAAGTCACTCGAACGCGAGGGTCAGTTGCTGGCCGCGGCCGCCGCATCGGCGGGCACCGACGCCCCCGTGCCGACCTGCCCCGACTGGCAGGTCGACGATCTGCTGCGGCACACCGGCAGCGCGCACCGCTGGGCAACAGGATTTGTCGCGGAGGGCCACACCACGCCTCACCCCTTCGGGGTCGGCCCCGATCTCACCGGCGACGAGCTGCTCACCTGGTTCCGCGCAGGCCATACGGCGTTGATGTCGACCCTGAGTCTGGCGCCCGCGGATGTGGAGTGCTGGGCCTTCATGCCCGCACCCTCGCCGCTCGCCTTCTGGGCACGCCGCCAGGCGCACGAGACCGCCGTCCACCGCTTCGACGCAGAACTGGCCGCCGGTATACAACTCAGCCCACTGGAACCGGAGTTCGCCGCCGACGGCATCGACGAACTGCTGCGGCTCTTCCACGCCCGCACCAGGAGCCGGGTGCGCAGCGACCTTCCGAAGACCCTGCGGGTCAGGGCGAGCGACACGGGCGACGTATGGACGTGCCGACTGACCAGTGAGCCCCCGCTGACCGTTCTCGGCGAAGAGGGCGCGGCCGACTGCGAGTTGACCGGCACGGCCGCGCAGCTCTACGCGGCCCTGTGGAACCGACAGCCGCTCTCGACGGTCACCGTGACGGGCGATTCCGCGCTCGCGGAGCTGTGGGTGGAGAAGTCCGGGATCTGATCCCGCCTCTACGACCCTACGGCGTGGGCCGGAGCATCCGGGCGAGCACCGCCCGCTGCAGCGGAAGCACTTCCGCATGGCGCGCCCGGCCCTCGTCGGTGAGTACGACACGCACCCCGCGGCGGTCCTCGCTGCACATGCCCCGGCAGACCAGGCCGTCCTTCTCCAACCGGGCGATCAGCCGCGACAGCGCACTCTGGCTGAGGTGGACGCGGGCGGCGATCTCCTGGACCCGGTAGGCGGCTCCGCCGTCCTCGGCCCCGTTCTCCGACAGGACGTCCAGCACCTCGAAATCGCTGGCGCCGAGACCGTGCTGATGCAGCTCGCGGTCCAGCTCGCACTGGGTGCGGGCATGCAGCGCGAGGATGTCGCGCCATTCGTCCGCGAGGACACGCTCAGTCTTCTTCACCGCCATGTCCGCACGGTAGCAGAGTTCGGGCACTTTGTTGCATCGGAATTAAATGCACTTGCACTCGATGCATGTGCATGTACTGTTCCCCGCATGACCTCACCGCTCAACGTCCCCGCAACCCAAGAGCGTTGGAGCCCCCGCCTGTGGGGCACCCTGCTGGTGCTCTGTGCCGCGATGTTCCTCGACGCACTCGATGTCTCGATGGTCGGCGTCGCCCTGCCGTCCATCGCGAGCGACCTGAACCTCACCACCTCGACCCTGCAATGGATCGTCAGCGGCTACATCCTGGGCTACGGCGGACTGCTGCTGCTCGGCGGCCGCGCGGCCGACCTCCTCGGCCGGCGCCAGGTCTTCCTGATCGCGCTCGCCGTCTTCGCCCTGGCGTCCCTGCTCGGTGGATTCGTCGACTCGGGGCCGCTGCTGATCGCCAGCCGCTTCATCAAGGGCCTCAGCGCCGCGTTCACCGCGCCGGCCGGACTCTCGATCATCACCACGACCTTCAAGGAAGGCCCCCAGCGCAATCGCGCGCTCTCCATCTACACCACCTGCGCGGCCACCGGCTTCTCGATGGGCCTCGTCCTGTCCGGCCTGCTCACCGAGGTGAGCTGGCGCTCGACCATGCTGCTCCCCGCACCCATCGCACTTATCGCCCTGGTCTTCGGCGCGAAGCTGATCCCGCGCAGCGAGCGCGACCGTACGCACCGCGGCTACGACCTGCCGGGCGCCGTCACCGGCACGGTCTCGATGCTGCTGCTCGTCTTCACCGTCGTCCAGGCCTC
The sequence above is drawn from the Streptomyces sp. NBC_01465 genome and encodes:
- a CDS encoding (R)-mandelonitrile lyase, which codes for MQITRKRPDSVQGPAENFTGTVWLDEINAPQPASRIRMFSVHFAPGARTAWHTHPHGQILHVTEGEGLVQREGGPVEPIRAGDTVWIEPGERHWHGAGPRTFMTHLAVVEAAEDGTTITWDALVDAEI
- a CDS encoding ROK family protein, coding for MNGKVTTARTRLERGRSALGPALELVHTGRAPTRAVLTAELGVTRATAGAVAAELEALGLIRVDSRPGAPAGSQGRPSHRLSIDPGGPVVLAAQVHSDGFRAALVGLGGRIVATSPGAVTVSADPAQVLGEVVDAGAKLLRETGLRCAGAGLAVPSAVAEPEGTALNPLHLAWPAGAPVRDIFAERVRDAGIAGPAFTGNDVNLAALAEHRHGAGRGAAHLLCVATGHRGVGGALVLDGRLHTGSSGLALEVGHLTVNPEGRPCYCGSRGCLDVETDPLAFLTAAGREAGPEGSLLQQARDLLRTEYTDTAVRSAAEEIVDRLGLGLAGLVNILNPDRIILGGLHRELLDTDPERLRAVVADRSLWGRSGGVPILPCTLDHNSLVGAAELAWQPVLDDPLAALAQA
- a CDS encoding ketol-acid reductoisomerase yields the protein MTSTTSTTTNTFTSTVFPTETMDVPGGTETILRGGRHLFPLLPAAFRGIRRIGVIGWGPQGRAQALNLRDSLAGSDIRVAVGLRPGSSSAADARAHGFTEEDGTLGDWLAVTADSDLVILLIADAALAAHHQEVFAALAPGATIGLSHGFLLGHLRETGGDFPAGHGVIAVCPKGMGDSVRRLYVQGAEINGAGINSSFAVHADPDGHATDRALAWSVALGSPYTFRTTLRGEFLSDIVGERGILLGAVHGMVESLYQHFRIAGDDEITAYERSCENVTGPIARTISRSGLRAVREELTADGREIFDRAYAAAYSPARDLVAEIYDEVEDGTELRSVILAEQRLGARPMTVVGASPMWAAGGAVRARRCERELPVDPFTAGIFIATMTAQVDEFADRGHPWSEIVNESVIEAVDSLLPYMHARDVAYMVDNCSRTARLGTRRWGPRFQAAYEQIAYPAAAGAGDPSLIKAFLANPVHEALAAAAEMRPSVDISVTS
- a CDS encoding TetR/AcrR family transcriptional regulator; the encoded protein is MYSERMSTPERLIEATRELLWERGYVGTSPKAIQQQAGAGQGSMYHHFTGKPDLALAAIRRTAQELRATADATLGIEGSAYEKIASYLLRERDVLRGCPVGRLTMDPDIIASDELRAPVDETITWLRGRLAEIAQQGVRDGEFPASVEPGDVASTIVATVQGGYVLARASGSTAAFDAGVRGLLALLAPRD
- a CDS encoding DUF4865 family protein is translated as MHAMQYEITLPADYDMEIIRKRVAAKGHLLDDFPGLGIKAYLMRERGSDSPVNQYAPFYLWNTPEGMNSFLWGPGFQGLVNDFGRPEVQHWTGLVYEDGPAAGASARHAVRRRQRIAEGGDLAAAIDEAVRETQRLARIDGVVCAALGVDPRHWELVHFTLWEGAPRAVGDRFEVLHLSAPERASLVRGRQW
- a CDS encoding maleylpyruvate isomerase family mycothiol-dependent enzyme, whose amino-acid sequence is MDIADHIKSLEREGQLLAAAAASAGTDAPVPTCPDWQVDDLLRHTGSAHRWATGFVAEGHTTPHPFGVGPDLTGDELLTWFRAGHTALMSTLSLAPADVECWAFMPAPSPLAFWARRQAHETAVHRFDAELAAGIQLSPLEPEFAADGIDELLRLFHARTRSRVRSDLPKTLRVRASDTGDVWTCRLTSEPPLTVLGEEGAADCELTGTAAQLYAALWNRQPLSTVTVTGDSALAELWVEKSGI
- a CDS encoding phosphotriesterase family protein produces the protein MVSFVRTVLGDVPAGELGITDAHDHLFIRSPLLPGLELDDLERAGRALREFRELGGRTVVQWTPYGMGREPEALVALARETGAHVVAATGFHQAGNYSAETLDRVLGSLAELFVTEVTEGIGSTGVRAGLIKVAGSFHVLDAHARTTMRAAAEAHHLTGAPIAVHLELGTAALDVLDLLCGELGVPPGHVILGHLNRSPDSAVHHEAARAGAFLGFDGPSRANHATDWRLPEVLAALADAGYGDRLLLGGDTVVPETPGMPYLLRRLRPRLELALGEKLVEQILTANPARAFALAGSAG
- a CDS encoding MarR family winged helix-turn-helix transcriptional regulator, which gives rise to MAVKKTERVLADEWRDILALHARTQCELDRELHQHGLGASDFEVLDVLSENGAEDGGAAYRVQEIAARVHLSQSALSRLIARLEKDGLVCRGMCSEDRRGVRVVLTDEGRARHAEVLPLQRAVLARMLRPTP
- a CDS encoding MFS transporter, encoding MPLLNKLRTAVPGATGPDSATASLTRLRTALTAFFALDGFLFAGWVVRIPAIKDQTGASASTLGLALLGVSAGAVITMTLTGRLCRRFGSHAVTVVCAVLLSLSIALPPLTHSALSLGLVLLVFGAAYGGVNVAMNSAAVDVVAALRRPLMPSFHAAFSLGGMVGAGLGGLVAGGLSPTVHLLALTVVGLLMTAAAGRVLLRYDAPSAPEQAAAETGSHRLDRRSRRLVLVFGIIALCTAYGEGALADWGALHLEQDLHTHPGVAAAGYSAFALAMTAGRLTGTALLERLGQTRTLVAGGSTAAVGMLLGALAPTAWLALLGFAVTGLGLANIFPVAVARAGALAGPSGVATASTLGYGGMLLGPPAIGFLADAFSLPLALTTVALLAATAALIGFLARSASPSTA
- the ilvY gene encoding HTH-type transcriptional activator IlvY, whose translation is MADDLRALRLFLHLAQTLNFGRTSLDCHVSPATLTRTVQRLEAGLGHRLLDRGPHGVALTAEGRRFQEYARDALELWHTYRDEHPDPAELTGRMGVFATVTACQALLPDLLAPLRKAHPQVRVDLRTGDAATALARLDEGEVDLAVAGIPARLPASLVSRTVAVTPLVFVTARQSAYDLGGPFVLPRGGLVREAADRWFRGHGTAPEVAAEADGHEALLTLVALGCGVGVVPKLVLDISAVRDRVTTVPAEPALEPFPIGLCVRRADLRRPLVAAVWSLAAQA